In Streptomyces hawaiiensis, one genomic interval encodes:
- a CDS encoding DUF3237 domain-containing protein gives MPAPDLEFLFRVEVETGEEVPVGDTPYGAVRFTHAVGGTVEGPRLRGELLPLGGDRVVGRADGTFEINVLQPIRTHDGHTILMTYKGLIRGLDESADGPPDASKVYWRTAPMFETAAEPYAWLNGLVAVGVGGFISPGKVGYEIYAVS, from the coding sequence ATGCCAGCACCGGACCTTGAGTTCTTGTTCCGCGTAGAAGTCGAGACAGGCGAAGAGGTGCCCGTCGGAGACACCCCCTATGGCGCCGTGAGATTCACGCACGCCGTCGGCGGTACGGTCGAGGGGCCGAGGCTGCGCGGTGAGCTGCTCCCACTCGGCGGTGACCGTGTAGTCGGACGCGCTGACGGTACGTTCGAGATCAACGTCCTGCAGCCGATCCGTACGCACGACGGCCACACGATTCTGATGACCTACAAGGGGCTGATCCGGGGGCTCGACGAGTCGGCTGACGGACCCCCCGACGCGTCCAAGGTCTACTGGCGCACTGCGCCGATGTTCGAGACTGCAGCCGAGCCGTACGCATGGCTGAACGGTCTCGTCGCGGTCGGCGTGGGCGGCTTCATCTCGCCCGGCAAGGTCGGCTACGAGATCTATGCCGTGAGCTGA
- a CDS encoding MarR family winged helix-turn-helix transcriptional regulator translates to MNEPSRWLTPAEQNAWRSFIRAQERLGGRVSRHLQSDSHLSVADYAVLVHLADAPGGRMRSADLAASVGWEKSRMSHQVSRMVKRRLVVREWCPEDGRGAFGVITPEGRAMIEAAAPSHVETVRRLFIDSLTPEELEVLTRVANRVLEHLEQRPMQGGSSGSSSPRPPR, encoded by the coding sequence ATGAACGAGCCATCGCGATGGCTGACTCCGGCCGAGCAGAACGCCTGGCGTAGCTTCATTCGGGCGCAGGAGAGACTCGGCGGCCGAGTCTCTCGCCACTTGCAGTCGGACTCCCACCTGTCCGTCGCCGACTACGCGGTGCTCGTCCACCTCGCGGACGCACCCGGTGGCCGTATGCGTTCCGCGGATCTGGCCGCGAGTGTGGGCTGGGAGAAGAGCCGGATGTCGCACCAGGTTTCCCGCATGGTGAAGCGGAGGCTGGTCGTTCGTGAGTGGTGTCCTGAGGATGGACGCGGGGCGTTCGGGGTCATCACTCCCGAGGGGCGGGCGATGATCGAGGCGGCCGCGCCCAGCCATGTCGAAACTGTGCGCCGTCTGTTCATCGACTCCCTGACCCCAGAGGAACTCGAGGTGCTCACCCGCGTCGCGAACCGCGTTCTCGAGCACCTGGAGCAGCGGCCCATGCAGGGCGGATCGAGCGGATCATCCTCTCCACGTCCACCACGCTGA
- a CDS encoding pirin family protein, with amino-acid sequence MPAITVDDVLVLPRLPELDPAATVHRPVRRLTTAQHGFEGEGFPVRRAFAGVPLPELDPFVHMDHIGMIEQAPGEAQGTPWHPHRGFETVTYLIDGALEHQDSNGGGGQITDGDTQWMTAGAGVLHIEKPPEHLVKSGGVVHGVQLWVNLPRAKKMSPPRYQDIRGKNTGLLTTPDGGALIRVIAGDIAGHTGPGVTHTPITLAHLTIEPGAQVDLPWEPGYNALVYALAGHGTIGGEARPIQEGQLAVFGAGDAMRLTADRAQESRSPRLELVVLGGLPIREPVVQYGPFVMNTREEVQQAFEDYQAGRLGVIPVQHLPHTS; translated from the coding sequence ATGCCTGCCATCACCGTGGACGACGTACTGGTCCTGCCACGCCTGCCGGAACTCGACCCGGCCGCCACCGTCCACCGGCCCGTCCGCCGCCTGACCACCGCGCAGCACGGCTTCGAGGGCGAGGGCTTCCCGGTGCGCCGGGCCTTCGCCGGGGTGCCGTTGCCCGAGCTGGATCCGTTCGTGCACATGGACCACATAGGCATGATCGAGCAGGCCCCGGGCGAGGCCCAGGGCACCCCCTGGCATCCGCACCGCGGCTTCGAGACCGTCACCTACCTCATCGACGGCGCCCTGGAGCATCAGGACTCCAACGGTGGCGGCGGGCAGATCACGGACGGCGACACCCAGTGGATGACCGCCGGGGCCGGCGTCCTGCACATCGAGAAGCCGCCGGAGCACCTGGTCAAAAGCGGCGGGGTGGTCCACGGTGTCCAACTGTGGGTCAACCTGCCCCGCGCCAAGAAGATGAGCCCGCCCCGTTATCAGGACATCCGCGGCAAGAACACCGGACTGCTCACCACCCCCGACGGCGGCGCCCTGATCCGGGTGATCGCCGGCGACATCGCCGGCCACACCGGCCCGGGCGTCACCCACACCCCGATCACCCTCGCCCACCTCACCATCGAACCCGGCGCCCAGGTCGACCTGCCCTGGGAGCCGGGCTACAACGCACTCGTCTACGCCCTGGCAGGCCACGGAACGATCGGCGGCGAGGCCCGCCCGATCCAGGAAGGCCAACTCGCCGTCTTCGGCGCGGGTGACGCAATGCGTCTGACCGCCGACCGGGCCCAGGAGTCCCGCTCCCCCAGGCTGGAGCTCGTCGTACTGGGCGGCCTGCCCATCCGCGAACCCGTCGTCCAGTACGGCCCGTTCGTGATGAACACCCGCGAAGAAGTCCAGCAGGCCTTCGAGGACTACCAGGCGGGCCGCCTCGGCGTCATCCCCGTACAACACCTCCCGCACACGTCCTGA
- a CDS encoding NmrA family NAD(P)-binding protein produces the protein MSDKKVIAVAGATGAQGGGAARAILADPDSGFTVRALTRNPDSPAARELAELGAEVVQADFHDEPTVHTAFEGAYSAFLVTNFWAHGSAAKEAEEIEVLVRAAKAAGLRHVVWSTLEDTRELLPLDDDRMPVLQDKYNVPHFDAKGEANELFTQAGVPTTFLNTTFFFQGFLQGMGPSAPRTGCWR, from the coding sequence ATGAGCGACAAGAAGGTCATCGCGGTCGCCGGAGCGACGGGCGCACAGGGCGGAGGTGCCGCACGGGCGATCCTCGCCGATCCGGACTCAGGCTTCACGGTGCGTGCACTGACCCGCAACCCCGACTCGCCCGCTGCCAGGGAGCTTGCCGAGCTCGGGGCGGAGGTCGTACAGGCGGACTTCCACGACGAGCCGACCGTGCACACGGCGTTCGAGGGTGCTTACAGCGCCTTCCTCGTCACCAACTTCTGGGCGCACGGCTCGGCGGCGAAGGAGGCCGAGGAGATCGAGGTCCTGGTCCGGGCCGCCAAGGCTGCCGGCCTGCGGCACGTGGTCTGGTCGACGCTGGAGGACACCCGCGAACTGCTGCCGCTCGACGACGACCGGATGCCCGTCCTGCAGGACAAGTACAACGTGCCGCACTTCGACGCCAAGGGTGAGGCCAACGAGCTGTTCACGCAGGCCGGAGTGCCGACGACCTTCCTGAACACCACCTTCTTCTTCCAGGGCTTCCTGCAGGGCATGGGCCCCAGCGCGCCGAGGACGGGGTGCTGGCGCTGA
- a CDS encoding GNAT family N-acetyltransferase, producing MAVEVSDRPEAKRYEARVDAQPPVAGVAEYIRTTELVAFVHTEVAPEYEGRGVGSALVRTALDEARASGLRVLATCPFFAGWIARHPEYQDLLYQSRSKVSD from the coding sequence ATGGCGGTCGAAGTCAGCGACCGGCCCGAGGCGAAGCGCTACGAGGCCCGGGTCGACGCACAGCCCCCGGTCGCGGGTGTCGCCGAATACATTCGTACGACGGAACTCGTCGCCTTCGTGCACACCGAGGTCGCACCGGAATACGAGGGCAGGGGAGTCGGGTCCGCACTGGTCCGCACCGCTCTTGACGAAGCGCGCGCCTCGGGACTGCGTGTTCTGGCCACCTGCCCCTTCTTCGCGGGCTGGATCGCCCGTCATCCCGAGTACCAGGACCTGTTGTACCAGTCCCGCAGCAAGGTCAGCGACTAG
- a CDS encoding SDR family NAD(P)-dependent oxidoreductase, producing MPDTKQSTVAITGAGSGLGRDMALKLAASGYRVFGTALSADEITDLDKATDGAATLSLVDITDEDAVTAWVEQVSVELGQDGLDVLISNAGILTPGPLEVLPIAAVKREFDVNLFGGLSVINAFLPALRASRGRIVLIGAMTGRFPIPFNGPSSASKAALEAIADLYRAELKPFGIDVVMAQAGNMRTGGPAKSSVALRQVADSMTEEQRALYGEAFATFTDALNSSQASGLSSEASADRVIELVEQVPAPIRGAVGEDAEQILRLVREKSDAELDAMRLQLIGLGDA from the coding sequence ATGCCGGACACCAAGCAGTCGACCGTCGCGATCACGGGCGCCGGCAGCGGACTGGGGCGGGATATGGCCCTCAAGCTCGCCGCCAGCGGATACCGGGTCTTCGGTACCGCGCTGTCCGCGGACGAGATCACCGACCTGGACAAGGCCACGGACGGCGCGGCCACCCTCTCCCTCGTCGACATCACCGACGAGGACGCGGTCACCGCATGGGTGGAGCAGGTCTCCGTAGAGCTGGGCCAGGACGGCCTGGACGTGCTCATCAGCAATGCCGGAATCCTCACTCCCGGCCCGCTGGAGGTGCTGCCGATCGCTGCGGTCAAGCGTGAGTTCGACGTCAACCTCTTCGGCGGCCTCTCCGTCATCAATGCCTTCCTTCCGGCCCTGCGCGCTTCCCGCGGACGCATCGTCCTGATCGGAGCGATGACCGGCCGCTTCCCCATCCCGTTCAACGGCCCCTCCAGTGCCTCGAAGGCAGCCCTGGAAGCGATCGCGGACCTCTACCGCGCCGAACTGAAGCCGTTCGGTATCGACGTGGTGATGGCCCAGGCCGGCAACATGCGCACCGGCGGCCCGGCCAAGTCGTCGGTAGCCCTGCGACAGGTCGCCGACTCGATGACCGAGGAGCAGCGCGCCCTCTACGGCGAGGCCTTCGCCACGTTCACCGATGCCCTCAACTCCTCGCAGGCGAGCGGGCTGAGCAGCGAGGCCTCGGCCGACCGGGTGATCGAGCTGGTCGAGCAGGTGCCCGCACCCATCCGCGGCGCCGTAGGCGAGGACGCCGAGCAGATCCTGCGCCTCGTCCGGGAGAAGTCCGACGCCGAACTCGACGCCATGCGCCTGCAACTCATCGGCCTCGGCGACGCATAA
- a CDS encoding GNAT family N-acetyltransferase codes for MNQSSTAAIVERVDAEHRYQILVDGRRAGLTAYRDRGAQRVFFHTEIDDTFAGQGLAVQLIQQALADVRQSGMRIVPVCPYVATFLKRHDEFVDIADPVTPDALRWLEGELG; via the coding sequence GTGAACCAGTCCTCAACCGCTGCGATCGTCGAGCGCGTGGACGCCGAGCACCGGTATCAAATCCTGGTCGACGGCCGACGCGCCGGTCTGACGGCCTACCGCGACCGCGGTGCGCAACGTGTCTTCTTCCACACGGAGATCGACGACACCTTCGCGGGTCAGGGCCTGGCCGTGCAGCTGATTCAGCAGGCTCTCGCCGATGTCCGTCAGTCCGGGATGCGGATCGTGCCGGTCTGCCCCTACGTGGCCACGTTCCTCAAGCGGCATGACGAATTCGTCGACATCGCCGACCCGGTGACGCCTGACGCACTGCGGTGGCTGGAGGGGGAGCTCGGTTGA
- a CDS encoding MarR family winged helix-turn-helix transcriptional regulator: MEETVRWLTPEEQLAWRGFVRLHERLGGRLGRQLQTESNMSSADFAVLVELTDVPEGRQRFLDLAQSLEWEKSRMSHHISRMAKRGLVKREECPEDGRGAFVVITDAGREAIEAAAPRHVEAVRALFLDHVTPAELRVLADISDRVVGKLDEDSS, translated from the coding sequence ATGGAAGAGACAGTGCGGTGGTTGACGCCGGAGGAGCAACTCGCGTGGCGTGGCTTTGTCCGGTTGCATGAGAGGCTCGGGGGCCGTTTGGGGCGCCAGCTGCAGACGGAGTCGAATATGTCGAGCGCGGACTTCGCGGTGCTGGTCGAACTGACGGATGTGCCAGAGGGGCGCCAGCGGTTTCTGGATCTTGCCCAGTCGTTGGAATGGGAGAAGAGCCGGATGTCCCATCACATCTCCCGCATGGCCAAGCGTGGGCTGGTGAAGCGGGAGGAGTGCCCCGAGGACGGGCGCGGGGCGTTCGTGGTGATCACGGATGCGGGGCGAGAGGCGATCGAGGCCGCCGCTCCGCGCCATGTGGAAGCAGTACGCGCCCTGTTCCTCGACCACGTCACACCGGCAGAGCTGCGGGTGCTGGCCGACATCTCTGATCGTGTCGTGGGCAAATTGGACGAGGACTCGTCCTGA
- a CDS encoding Rid family hydrolase, producing the protein MSKPEFFVTPGYGEKKLALHHYTQAVKIDNRVEIAGQGGWNDDDEYPEAIADEIVRAFENVERTLALTGATWEHVIHVNSYHLPMDGEALEVMVERFRHYMPDQAPIWTCIGVPALGDPRMRVEIRVTAVLPE; encoded by the coding sequence GTGAGCAAGCCCGAGTTCTTTGTCACGCCCGGCTACGGGGAGAAGAAGCTGGCGCTCCACCACTACACGCAGGCCGTGAAGATCGACAACCGCGTGGAGATCGCGGGGCAGGGCGGCTGGAACGACGACGACGAGTACCCCGAGGCCATCGCGGACGAGATCGTCCGCGCCTTCGAGAACGTCGAACGGACCCTCGCCCTGACCGGCGCGACATGGGAGCACGTGATCCACGTGAACTCCTACCACCTCCCCATGGATGGGGAAGCCCTCGAGGTGATGGTCGAGAGGTTCCGGCACTACATGCCCGACCAGGCGCCGATCTGGACGTGCATCGGAGTCCCGGCCCTGGGTGACCCCAGGATGCGCGTCGAGATCCGCGTCACCGCCGTCCTTCCGGAGTGA
- a CDS encoding carboxymuconolactone decarboxylase family protein, whose protein sequence is MTIHADGSALRRIFIDKQSPKAFHALLQTVEVVRATAADAGLGRTTVELSNLRVSQLNGCAYCLDLHTRSALRAGESAQRLGVLAAWRDTDMFSDSERAALALAEATTDPTNADAQTSAYEAARQALTDEQISAAIWVAITINAFNRVSIMSRHPVPSLPKR, encoded by the coding sequence GTGACCATTCACGCCGACGGATCCGCACTCCGCAGGATCTTTATAGACAAGCAGAGCCCCAAGGCCTTCCACGCCCTGCTGCAGACCGTGGAGGTGGTGCGGGCGACCGCCGCCGATGCGGGGCTCGGCCGCACCACCGTAGAGCTCAGCAATCTCCGTGTGTCACAGCTGAACGGCTGCGCCTACTGTCTCGACCTGCACACCAGGTCGGCCCTGCGTGCGGGCGAGTCGGCACAGCGGCTGGGAGTTCTGGCTGCCTGGCGGGACACCGACATGTTCAGCGACTCGGAACGCGCGGCCCTCGCGCTGGCCGAGGCGACGACCGATCCAACGAACGCCGACGCACAGACGTCCGCCTATGAGGCCGCCCGACAGGCCCTCACGGATGAACAGATCTCTGCCGCGATCTGGGTGGCGATCACCATCAACGCGTTCAATCGGGTGTCGATCATGAGCAGGCATCCGGTGCCGTCGCTACCCAAGCGGTAG
- a CDS encoding aldo/keto reductase produces the protein MRFREFGRTGLTVSEIGYGAWGLGQGAWVGADDDSGVRALHRAIDLGVTFIDTARAYDRSERVVGHALKELPGGGDSVHVATKVGPKVPVSLASSGLHPDKVFPGSHLRESLETSLRELGRDHVDLLQLHTWEDEWTGRGDWLETADALKQEGKIRAFGISVKDHQPENVLTVLRTGVLDTVQVIYNVFEQAPADALLPACEEHGVGVIGRVVLDEGALTGSVRTGVTFPEGDWRNWYFRDDRPAQVEKRVDALIADLGIGAEELPSAALRFALAGQAVSTVIVGMRSLGNVERNAAIADAPPLTDRELAVLARHRWPKNFYS, from the coding sequence ATGCGCTTTCGGGAATTCGGCCGCACTGGGCTGACCGTGTCCGAGATCGGCTACGGGGCCTGGGGACTGGGCCAGGGAGCCTGGGTCGGCGCCGACGACGACTCCGGTGTGCGCGCTCTACACCGCGCCATCGACCTGGGCGTCACCTTTATCGACACCGCCCGGGCGTACGACCGCAGTGAGCGCGTCGTCGGCCATGCGCTCAAGGAGCTCCCCGGCGGGGGTGACAGCGTGCATGTGGCGACGAAGGTCGGGCCGAAGGTACCGGTCTCCCTGGCGTCCAGCGGGCTCCACCCCGACAAAGTGTTCCCCGGCTCGCACCTTCGCGAGAGCCTGGAGACCAGCCTCCGCGAGTTGGGCCGCGACCACGTCGACCTCCTCCAGTTGCACACCTGGGAGGACGAGTGGACCGGCCGCGGCGACTGGCTGGAGACGGCGGACGCCCTCAAGCAGGAGGGCAAGATCAGGGCCTTCGGGATCTCCGTCAAGGACCATCAGCCCGAGAACGTGCTCACGGTACTGCGTACCGGCGTCCTGGACACGGTCCAGGTCATCTACAACGTTTTCGAGCAAGCCCCGGCCGACGCCCTGCTGCCCGCCTGCGAGGAGCACGGCGTCGGTGTGATCGGGCGGGTGGTACTCGACGAGGGGGCCCTGACGGGCTCGGTCCGGACGGGCGTCACCTTCCCGGAGGGTGACTGGCGCAACTGGTACTTCAGGGACGACCGGCCTGCCCAGGTCGAGAAGCGGGTGGACGCGCTCATCGCCGACCTGGGGATCGGTGCCGAGGAACTGCCCTCCGCAGCGCTGCGGTTCGCGCTCGCCGGGCAGGCGGTCTCCACGGTCATCGTCGGGATGCGGTCACTAGGGAACGTGGAACGCAACGCGGCGATCGCCGACGCACCCCCGCTGACCGACCGGGAGCTCGCGGTGCTGGCGAGGCACCGCTGGCCGAAGAACTTCTACAGCTGA
- a CDS encoding NADPH-dependent F420 reductase codes for MQSQEEMMVTAVVGVGAIGKTVAQLLVDGGERVMLASKDQAKATALAKELGDQADAASVRAAIDQADIIVFAVWFDAIKELIAEYADLLPGKVVVDPSNALAADDQGNFTPILPEGQSAGSVIAGLSPAGAHYVKAFGSLPAELLASGADRAPQRAVLFYATDDGQAAAAAERLITAAGFDPVKAGGVRDTGRVEVFGDLHTFGGLNGKLVTAQEGLAAVEASA; via the coding sequence ATGCAATCACAGGAGGAAATGATGGTTACTGCAGTTGTCGGAGTGGGTGCTATCGGCAAGACGGTTGCCCAGCTCCTCGTTGACGGCGGAGAGCGAGTCATGCTCGCTTCCAAGGACCAGGCGAAGGCCACCGCCCTCGCGAAGGAGCTCGGCGATCAGGCCGACGCCGCTTCCGTGAGAGCTGCCATCGACCAGGCCGACATCATTGTCTTCGCAGTCTGGTTCGACGCCATCAAGGAACTGATCGCGGAGTACGCGGACCTGTTGCCCGGCAAGGTCGTCGTCGATCCGTCCAATGCCCTCGCGGCCGACGATCAGGGCAACTTCACTCCGATCCTCCCTGAAGGTCAGTCCGCAGGCTCGGTCATTGCCGGGTTGTCTCCCGCCGGGGCGCACTACGTGAAAGCGTTCGGCTCACTCCCGGCCGAACTGCTTGCATCCGGTGCCGACCGCGCGCCGCAGCGGGCCGTCCTCTTCTACGCGACCGACGACGGCCAAGCCGCTGCCGCGGCCGAGCGGCTCATCACCGCAGCGGGATTCGATCCGGTGAAGGCCGGCGGTGTGCGTGACACCGGGCGCGTGGAGGTGTTCGGTGACCTCCACACCTTCGGCGGTCTGAACGGCAAGCTCGTGACGGCACAGGAGGGCCTCGCTGCTGTCGAGGCGTCGGCATAA
- a CDS encoding (4Fe-4S)-binding protein has protein sequence MSDRSARKSYKSEPITVTFEAGRCLHATECVRGLPEVFDTAARPWIRPDGAAADRLAEVVRRCPSGALQYELADGGTEISERPTQITRSSTGQLTVRGELRVDTPEGPRAETRVVLCGCGQTRLQPYCDHSGPCGQ, from the coding sequence ATGAGCGACAGGTCTGCGAGGAAGTCGTACAAGAGCGAGCCGATCACCGTGACCTTCGAGGCCGGGCGCTGCCTGCACGCCACCGAGTGCGTCCGTGGTCTGCCGGAAGTCTTCGACACGGCTGCGCGACCGTGGATCCGACCCGACGGTGCCGCGGCCGATCGCCTGGCCGAAGTGGTGCGGCGCTGCCCCTCGGGTGCGCTGCAGTACGAACTCGCGGACGGCGGGACGGAGATCTCGGAGCGCCCCACGCAGATCACGCGCAGCTCCACCGGGCAGCTCACCGTGCGTGGCGAGCTGCGGGTGGACACACCGGAAGGTCCGCGCGCCGAGACCAGGGTCGTGCTGTGCGGCTGCGGGCAGACCCGTCTCCAGCCGTACTGTGATCACTCGGGACCCTGCGGTCAGTGA
- a CDS encoding DoxX family protein → MNVALWSVAALLALVFLAAGAAKLAQPKEKLTASPSMGWAEEFSPRMIKAIGLLEVLAAIGLILPAAVDIAPILVPLAATGLALTMFGAAITHSRRKEAQSVVVNVILLALTVFVAWGRFGPHSF, encoded by the coding sequence ATGAACGTCGCCCTGTGGTCTGTCGCCGCCCTGCTCGCTCTCGTCTTCCTCGCTGCCGGCGCTGCCAAGCTCGCGCAGCCGAAGGAGAAACTCACCGCCTCCCCGTCCATGGGCTGGGCCGAGGAGTTCTCGCCCAGAATGATCAAGGCGATCGGCCTCCTGGAGGTTCTCGCCGCGATCGGGCTGATCCTGCCGGCGGCGGTGGACATCGCCCCGATCCTGGTCCCGCTGGCCGCGACCGGTCTGGCGCTGACCATGTTCGGCGCCGCGATCACACACAGCCGACGCAAAGAGGCCCAGTCCGTCGTCGTGAACGTGATCCTGCTCGCCCTGACCGTCTTCGTGGCCTGGGGCCGCTTCGGACCGCACTCCTTCTGA
- a CDS encoding pirin family protein — translation MSNVETEPAALLCGALVDEGRPGGAPRVDVLSAREVPLGGPRAMHVRRTLPQRARTLIGAWCFVDHYGPTDATATGGMDVAPHPHTGLQTVSWLFDGEIEHEDTLGTRALIRPGEMNLMTGGYGIAHSEISAPDTTIVHGVQLWVALPEEHRNADRDFQHYVPKAVRVDGAEIRVFLGSLAQSASPVRTFTPLLGAEITLEPHTTVTLSVDPTFEHGLLVDTGGLRLFDTELRPAELGYVPCGTDALTLVNDSDASARTILLGGPPFEEEIVMWWNFIGRSHEDIVRARADWEASSDRFGVVEGYPGRRLPAPALPNAVIMPRGNPPRR, via the coding sequence GTGAGCAACGTGGAAACCGAACCTGCCGCACTGCTGTGCGGAGCACTGGTCGACGAAGGCCGACCGGGCGGAGCGCCCCGGGTCGACGTGCTGTCGGCGCGGGAGGTGCCGCTGGGCGGTCCGCGGGCGATGCACGTGCGGCGGACGCTGCCGCAGCGGGCCCGGACGCTGATCGGAGCATGGTGCTTCGTCGACCACTACGGTCCCACCGACGCCACCGCGACGGGCGGCATGGACGTCGCCCCGCACCCGCACACCGGGCTGCAGACGGTGAGCTGGCTTTTCGACGGGGAGATCGAGCACGAGGACACGCTCGGTACCCGTGCCCTCATCCGGCCCGGCGAGATGAACCTCATGACCGGCGGCTACGGCATTGCCCACTCGGAGATCTCCGCCCCGGACACCACGATCGTCCACGGAGTCCAGCTGTGGGTGGCGCTGCCCGAGGAGCACCGGAACGCCGACCGGGACTTCCAGCACTACGTCCCCAAAGCCGTGCGGGTCGACGGGGCCGAGATCAGGGTCTTCCTGGGCTCGCTCGCCCAAAGCGCCTCTCCGGTGCGGACTTTCACGCCGCTGCTCGGTGCCGAGATCACCCTCGAACCGCATACGACGGTCACTCTCTCCGTGGACCCCACCTTCGAGCACGGCCTCCTCGTGGACACCGGGGGCCTCCGCCTGTTCGACACCGAGCTGCGGCCGGCCGAGCTCGGCTATGTGCCCTGCGGCACCGACGCTCTGACGCTGGTCAACGACTCGGACGCCTCGGCGCGGACGATTCTGCTCGGGGGCCCTCCGTTCGAGGAGGAGATCGTCATGTGGTGGAACTTCATCGGCCGCAGCCACGAGGACATCGTCCGGGCCCGAGCGGACTGGGAGGCGTCCTCCGACCGCTTCGGCGTCGTGGAGGGCTATCCGGGGCGTCGCCTTCCCGCGCCGGCCCTGCCGAACGCCGTCATCATGCCGCGCGGGAATCCGCCGCGCCGCTGA
- a CDS encoding NADPH-dependent FMN reductase, with translation MTRIGIILGTTRPNRNGEQVAKWVYDIASRRSDAEFELVDLRDYPLPHLDEPLPPSMGQYQNDHTKKWAEKIASFDGFVFVTPEYNHSTSGVLKNAIDYLYTEWNNKAAGFVSYGGVGGARAAEHLRLVVGELQMADVRQQVTLSLMTEFENFSVFKPGDYNVQSLGTLLDQVVAWSNALAPLRTLAA, from the coding sequence ATGACCAGGATCGGCATCATCCTCGGCACCACCCGTCCCAACCGCAACGGCGAGCAGGTGGCCAAGTGGGTCTACGACATAGCCTCCCGTCGCAGCGACGCCGAGTTCGAGCTCGTCGATCTGCGTGATTACCCGCTGCCGCACCTGGACGAGCCGCTGCCCCCGTCGATGGGCCAGTACCAGAACGACCACACGAAAAAGTGGGCGGAGAAGATAGCCTCCTTCGACGGGTTCGTGTTCGTCACCCCGGAGTACAACCACAGCACCTCCGGCGTACTCAAGAACGCCATCGACTACCTGTACACGGAGTGGAACAACAAGGCGGCCGGCTTCGTGTCGTACGGCGGCGTCGGCGGCGCCCGGGCCGCGGAACATCTGCGCCTGGTTGTCGGAGAGCTGCAGATGGCCGACGTACGCCAGCAGGTGACGCTGTCCCTGATGACCGAGTTCGAGAACTTCAGCGTCTTCAAGCCCGGCGACTACAACGTGCAGTCTCTCGGCACCCTGCTCGACCAGGTCGTCGCCTGGAGCAACGCCCTGGCCCCGCTGCGCACCCTCGCCGCCTGA
- a CDS encoding 3-oxoacyl-ACP reductase family protein — translation MSATGTAAREGSARATSGPLNGKVVLVTGASRGIGAAIARRLAREGAAVAITYHSSRGHADKVVAEITSEGGRAVALAADSGDAEAVRATVTGTVETFGRLDILVNNAGGAHIAPIEELTVDDFDRAVAVNVRSVWVATREALRHMGDGGRIISIGSVFAERMPIPNGTTYSLTKAAIGGFTRALARELGPRAITVNNIQPGPIATDSNPSEGDFAGLMTGLTPAGRFASPDELTGLIVYLAGPESAYVTGATINIDGGYTV, via the coding sequence GTGAGCGCGACAGGTACGGCGGCCCGTGAGGGCTCCGCGCGTGCGACGAGCGGACCGCTCAACGGCAAGGTCGTCTTGGTAACCGGCGCGAGCCGTGGCATCGGCGCGGCCATCGCGCGTCGCCTCGCCCGTGAGGGCGCGGCCGTCGCCATCACCTACCACTCATCACGCGGCCACGCTGACAAGGTCGTCGCCGAGATCACGTCGGAAGGCGGCAGGGCGGTGGCGTTGGCGGCCGATTCGGGAGACGCTGAAGCCGTCCGCGCGACGGTCACCGGCACCGTGGAGACCTTCGGCCGCCTGGACATCCTGGTGAACAACGCCGGTGGCGCCCACATCGCGCCGATCGAGGAACTCACCGTCGACGACTTCGACCGGGCCGTCGCGGTGAACGTGCGCTCGGTGTGGGTGGCCACACGGGAAGCGCTGCGGCACATGGGCGACGGAGGCAGGATCATCTCGATCGGCAGCGTCTTCGCCGAGCGGATGCCGATTCCGAACGGTACGACGTACTCCCTCACCAAGGCGGCCATCGGCGGTTTCACTCGAGCGCTGGCCCGGGAACTGGGGCCGAGGGCGATTACGGTGAACAACATCCAACCGGGCCCGATCGCGACGGACAGCAATCCGTCCGAAGGCGACTTCGCCGGACTGATGACCGGACTGACCCCGGCCGGCCGCTTTGCCTCTCCCGATGAGCTGACCGGCCTGATTGTCTACCTCGCCGGCCCTGAGTCTGCCTACGTGACGGGCGCGACGATCAACATCGACGGCGGCTACACCGTCTGA